The following proteins come from a genomic window of Coffea arabica cultivar ET-39 chromosome 11c, Coffea Arabica ET-39 HiFi, whole genome shotgun sequence:
- the LOC113716691 gene encoding protein ASPARTIC PROTEASE IN GUARD CELL 1, protein MAKTALFFFSFSLIISSIFSRTLPPSSATNVLDVTSSLQKTLDVFTVDSQATKSLENQETSFSSSSSLLSLKLHSRVGLRKASDIDYKALTLARLGRDSARVNSLQTRLDLAVHGISKADLKPMETQLDVEAMDGPVISGTSQGSGEYFSRVGIGRPPSQVYMVLDSGSDVNWVQCAPCSDCYQQADPIFQPASSSSFSRLTCEAQQCKSLDESECRNNTCLYQVSYGDGSYTVGDFVTETITFGGSAAVNNIAIGCGHNNEGLFVGAAGLIGLGGGPLSFPSQIKAKSFSYCLVDRDSDASSTLDFDSVVPADAVTAPLLQNPKLDTFYYLDLTGISVAGELLPVPPSNFKLADNGEGGVIIDSGTAVTRLPTETYNALRDAFVKGTKNLPSANGVALFDTCFALGSRKSVEVPTVSFHFSNGKDLSLAAKNYLIPVDSTGTFCFAFAPTSSTLSIIGNVQQQGTRVSYDIAHSLIAFSSNKC, encoded by the coding sequence ATGGCTAAAACggctcttttcttcttctcattTTCCCTtataatttcttcaattttctctcGTACACTTCCACCAAGCTCAGCAACTAATGTTCTTGATGTCACTTCGTCTCTCCAGAAAACACTCGACGTTTTTACCGTAGATTCTCAAGctacaaaatcacttgaaaatcaagaaactagCTTTTCTTCCTCATCATCTTTACTGAGTCTGAAGCTGCATTCCCGTGTGGGGCTCCGTAAAGCCTCAGATATCGACTACAAGGCACTGACACTAGCTCGACTCGGGCGTGACTCGGCCCGAGTCAACTCACTCCAAACCCGGCTAGATCTGGCTGTACATGGGATTTCCAAGGCGGATCTGAAGCCTATGGAGACCCAATTGGACGTTGAAGCCATGGACGGGCCTGTAATATCCGGAACGAGTCAGGGAAGCGGGGAGTACTTCAGCCGAGTCGGAATCGGCCGCCCACCGAGCCAGGTTTACATGGTACTCGACTCTGGGAGTGACGTCAACTGGGTCCAGTGTGCCCCTTGCAGCGACTGTTATCAGCAAGCCGACCCAATTTTCCAGCCGGCTTCCTCCTCTTCTTTCTCTCGTCTAACGTGCGAAGCTCAACAATGCAAATCTCTCGACGAGTCCGAATGTCGGAATAACACGTGTCTCTACCAGGTGTCTTACGGAGATGGGTCCTACACCGTCGGCGATTTCGTAACGGAGACTATTACTTTCGGCGGCTCGGCAGCGGTTAACAACATAGCCATCGGCTGTGGCCACAATAACGAAGGCTTATTTGTCGGCGCTGCAGGATTAATCGGCTTAGGCGGCGGCCCGTTGTCTTTTCCTTCCCAAATCAAAGCGAAGTCGTTTTCGTACTGCCTCGTGGACCGCGATTCTGACGCCAGTTCCACTCTCGATTTTGACTCCGTTGTCCCCGCTGACGCCGTCACCGCGCCGTTGCTGCAAAATCCGAAGCTCGATACCTTTTACTACCTGGACTTGACGGGGATTAGCGTGGCCGGAGAGTTACTTCCGGTTCCTCCGTCAAATTTTAAGTTAGCCGACAACGGCGAGGGTGGGGTCATCATTGATTCCGGAACGGCGGTGACGAGGCTTCCAACGGAGACTTACAATGCTCTGCGTGATGCCTTTGTTAAGGGCACGAAAAACTTGCCGTCAGCTAACGGAGTAGCTCTATTTGACACGTGTTTCGCTTTGGGTTCGAGGAAGAGCGTGGAGGTTCCAACGGTGTCGTTTCATTTTTCCAACGGGAAGGACCTGTCTTTAGCGGCTAAGAATTACTTGATCCCGGTGGATTCAACTGGGACGTTTTGCTTTGCATTTGCTCCAACGTCGTCTACGCTTTCCATCATCGGAAATGTGCAGCAGCAAGGAACACGTGTCAGTTACGACATTGCCCATTCTCTCATTGCATTTTCATCCAACAAATGTTGA